A window from Musa acuminata AAA Group cultivar baxijiao unplaced genomic scaffold, Cavendish_Baxijiao_AAA HiC_scaffold_1139, whole genome shotgun sequence encodes these proteins:
- the LOC135671474 gene encoding laccase-3-like isoform X1: MSGGGKNANMSCSLLCFLLSFSAMLAHAGAEVHFHEFIVQATPMKRLCRTHNIITVNGRYPGPTLAVRNGDTLVVNVVNRAKYNVTLHWHGVRQMRTAWADGPEFVTQCPIRPGGSYRYRFRIEEQEGTMWWHAHSSWLRATVHGALIVYPKRGSSYPFPHPNTEFPVILGEWWNEDPVQVIRRATRSGAAPNISDAFTINGQPGDFYKCSSKDTTILPVAVGETNLLRFINAALNQELFISLAGHTMTVVAADAAYTKPFATSVLMLGPGQTTDVLITTNQPAGRYYVAARAYASAQGGPFDTTTTTAILEYSNSGGGQAFPPAFPVLPAFNDTPAATTFAAGMRSPRPVKLPGPVDHHLFFTVGLGLLSCPPDRFCAGPNGTRLAASMNNVSFQLPTRLSMLQGYHLGVPGVFTTDFPAVPPVRFDYTGSNISQALWQPERGTKVYPLKYGSVVQIVLQGTGILAGEEHPMHLHGYHFYVLATGFGNFDPRRDAARFNLVDPPFRNTVGVPVNGWAVIRFVADNPGVWLVHCHLDVHITWGLAMAFLVENGVGALQSLEPPPPDLPLC; this comes from the exons ATGAGTGGTGGTGGCAAGAACGCGAACATGTCATGCTCGCTCCTCTGCTTCCTACTCTCCTTCTCCGCCATGCTCGCTCATGCCGGTGCAGAAGTCCACTTCCATGAGTTCATT GTGCAGGCGACGCCAATGAAGAGGCTGTGCAGGACTCATAACATCATCACCGTCAATGGCCGATATCCCGGTCCGACATTAGCAGTTAGGAACGGAGACACGCTAGTGGTCAACGTCGTCAACCGGGCCAAGTACAACGTCACGCTTCACTG GCATGGAGTCCGCCAGATGAGGACGGCGTGGGCGGATGGGCCGGAGTTCGTGACGCAGTGCCCTATCCGGCCGGGTGGAAGCTACAGGTACCGGTTTAGGATCGAGGAGCAAGAAGGGACGATGTGGTGGCATGCGCACAGCTCCTGGCTCAGAGCCACTGTTCATGGAGCTCTCATCGTCTACCCCAAGCGAGGCTCTTCGTATCCTTTTCCCCACCCCAACACAGAATTCCCCGTGATCCTCG GGGAGTGGTGGAACGAGGATCCGGTTCAGGTCATCCGGCGGGCGACGAGGAGCGGCGCCGCCCCAAATATCTCCGACGCCTTCACCATCAACGGCCAACCCGGCGATTTCTACAAATGCTCTAGTAAAG ACACGACGATATTGCCGGTGGCGGTTGGCGAGACGAATCTGCTACGGTTCATCAACGCGGCACTCAACCAGGAGCTCTTCATCAGCCTCGCCGGCCACACGATGACGGTAGTGGCGGCCGACGCCGCCTACACTAAGCCATTCGCTACCTCCGTCCTCATGCTGGGCCCGGGCCAGACGACCGACGTCCTCATCACCACCAACCAGCCCGCCGGCCGCTACTACGTTGCCGCCCGCGCCTACGCCAGCGCCCAAGGCGGCCCCTtcgacaccaccaccaccaccgccatccTGGAGTATAGCAACAGCGGCGGGGGTCAGGCCTTTCCCCCGGCGTTCCCGGTCCTCCCGGCCTTCAACGACACCCCAGCCGCCACCACCTTCGCCGCTGGGATGAGGAGCCCTCGGCCGGTCAAGCTACCGGGGCCGGTCGACCATCACCTCTTCTTCACCGTCGGCTTGGGCCTGCTGAGCTGCCCGCCCGACAGGTTCTGTGCCGGGCCGAATGGGACTCGCTTGGCCGCCAGCATGAACAACGTCTCCTTCCAGCTCCCCACCCGCCTCTCCATGCTGCAAGGCTACCACCTCGGCGTGCCGGGGGTGTTCACCACCGACTTCCCGGCAGTGCCGCCGGTGCGGTTCGACTACACCGGGAGTAACATCAGCCAAGCGCTGTGGCAGCCGGAGCGGGGTACGAAGGTGTACCCGCTCAAGTACGGGTCGGTGGTGCAGATAGTGCTGCAGGGCACCGGCATCTTGGCCGGGGAGGAGCACCCCATGCACCTCCACGGCTACCACTTCTACGTGCTGGCAACGGGGTTCGGCAACTTCGACCCCAGGCGGGACGCCGCCAGGTTCAACCTGGTGGACCCGCCGTTCCGGAACACGGTGGGCGTGCCGGTGAATGGGTGGGCGGTGATCCGGTTCGTGGCGGACAACCCGGGGGTGTGGCTAGTGCACTGCCACCTCGACGTGCACATCACCTGGGGCTTGGCGATGGCCTTCCTCGTGGAGAACGGCGTCGGCGCGCTGCAGTCCCTCGAGCCGCCTCCACCCGATCTTCCTCTCTGCTGA
- the LOC135671474 gene encoding laccase-3-like isoform X2, with the protein MSGGGKNANMSCSLLCFLLSFSAMLAHAGAEVHFHEFIVQATPMKRLCRTHNIITVNGRYPGPTLAVRNGDTLVVNVVNRAKHGVRQMRTAWADGPEFVTQCPIRPGGSYRYRFRIEEQEGTMWWHAHSSWLRATVHGALIVYPKRGSSYPFPHPNTEFPVILGEWWNEDPVQVIRRATRSGAAPNISDAFTINGQPGDFYKCSSKDTTILPVAVGETNLLRFINAALNQELFISLAGHTMTVVAADAAYTKPFATSVLMLGPGQTTDVLITTNQPAGRYYVAARAYASAQGGPFDTTTTTAILEYSNSGGGQAFPPAFPVLPAFNDTPAATTFAAGMRSPRPVKLPGPVDHHLFFTVGLGLLSCPPDRFCAGPNGTRLAASMNNVSFQLPTRLSMLQGYHLGVPGVFTTDFPAVPPVRFDYTGSNISQALWQPERGTKVYPLKYGSVVQIVLQGTGILAGEEHPMHLHGYHFYVLATGFGNFDPRRDAARFNLVDPPFRNTVGVPVNGWAVIRFVADNPGVWLVHCHLDVHITWGLAMAFLVENGVGALQSLEPPPPDLPLC; encoded by the exons ATGAGTGGTGGTGGCAAGAACGCGAACATGTCATGCTCGCTCCTCTGCTTCCTACTCTCCTTCTCCGCCATGCTCGCTCATGCCGGTGCAGAAGTCCACTTCCATGAGTTCATT GTGCAGGCGACGCCAATGAAGAGGCTGTGCAGGACTCATAACATCATCACCGTCAATGGCCGATATCCCGGTCCGACATTAGCAGTTAGGAACGGAGACACGCTAGTGGTCAACGTCGTCAACCGGGCCAA GCATGGAGTCCGCCAGATGAGGACGGCGTGGGCGGATGGGCCGGAGTTCGTGACGCAGTGCCCTATCCGGCCGGGTGGAAGCTACAGGTACCGGTTTAGGATCGAGGAGCAAGAAGGGACGATGTGGTGGCATGCGCACAGCTCCTGGCTCAGAGCCACTGTTCATGGAGCTCTCATCGTCTACCCCAAGCGAGGCTCTTCGTATCCTTTTCCCCACCCCAACACAGAATTCCCCGTGATCCTCG GGGAGTGGTGGAACGAGGATCCGGTTCAGGTCATCCGGCGGGCGACGAGGAGCGGCGCCGCCCCAAATATCTCCGACGCCTTCACCATCAACGGCCAACCCGGCGATTTCTACAAATGCTCTAGTAAAG ACACGACGATATTGCCGGTGGCGGTTGGCGAGACGAATCTGCTACGGTTCATCAACGCGGCACTCAACCAGGAGCTCTTCATCAGCCTCGCCGGCCACACGATGACGGTAGTGGCGGCCGACGCCGCCTACACTAAGCCATTCGCTACCTCCGTCCTCATGCTGGGCCCGGGCCAGACGACCGACGTCCTCATCACCACCAACCAGCCCGCCGGCCGCTACTACGTTGCCGCCCGCGCCTACGCCAGCGCCCAAGGCGGCCCCTtcgacaccaccaccaccaccgccatccTGGAGTATAGCAACAGCGGCGGGGGTCAGGCCTTTCCCCCGGCGTTCCCGGTCCTCCCGGCCTTCAACGACACCCCAGCCGCCACCACCTTCGCCGCTGGGATGAGGAGCCCTCGGCCGGTCAAGCTACCGGGGCCGGTCGACCATCACCTCTTCTTCACCGTCGGCTTGGGCCTGCTGAGCTGCCCGCCCGACAGGTTCTGTGCCGGGCCGAATGGGACTCGCTTGGCCGCCAGCATGAACAACGTCTCCTTCCAGCTCCCCACCCGCCTCTCCATGCTGCAAGGCTACCACCTCGGCGTGCCGGGGGTGTTCACCACCGACTTCCCGGCAGTGCCGCCGGTGCGGTTCGACTACACCGGGAGTAACATCAGCCAAGCGCTGTGGCAGCCGGAGCGGGGTACGAAGGTGTACCCGCTCAAGTACGGGTCGGTGGTGCAGATAGTGCTGCAGGGCACCGGCATCTTGGCCGGGGAGGAGCACCCCATGCACCTCCACGGCTACCACTTCTACGTGCTGGCAACGGGGTTCGGCAACTTCGACCCCAGGCGGGACGCCGCCAGGTTCAACCTGGTGGACCCGCCGTTCCGGAACACGGTGGGCGTGCCGGTGAATGGGTGGGCGGTGATCCGGTTCGTGGCGGACAACCCGGGGGTGTGGCTAGTGCACTGCCACCTCGACGTGCACATCACCTGGGGCTTGGCGATGGCCTTCCTCGTGGAGAACGGCGTCGGCGCGCTGCAGTCCCTCGAGCCGCCTCCACCCGATCTTCCTCTCTGCTGA